The genome window AAGGCCCATCTGCAGAACACTGCGGTTCTGTGGGATGTGACAGCGAGGCAGGGGTCAGGAGCTAGGTGGACCCATGCCAAGTTCTCCCAATCtcacaggtgaggaaatggaggcgCCTAGTGGTTAGGAACTTGCCTGAAGCCCCACGGCCAACCACGCAGGTGCCCAGGAAATGCGGGCCATCATTCTCCTTTCCCAGCTCTAAGAACCCAAACCAGCACACTGGATAGACGCAAGGCTGGAGGAGGAAGGTGAGTGACATGCAGATGGACACTTGGTCTGGGCACTGCCTCCTCACCCAGGAATCATAAGCAGAAGAACAAACACCTGGTGTGTCAGCTTGGAAGTGCTTCATGTGCATTCATTCATTATACTCTCATCACACCCTAGAATCACACCCTAGAAGGGAGCTTACTCACTGTCCCCATTTGACAGAGGAGAAAGGCACAGAGAGGGCAACTAATTTGCCCAAGGTAACTCAGCCAGTAGGTAGAGAGCAGAAATCTAAAACTAATGAGTCTGGCCTGGCCTGTACtgttgcagtgaataaagtgtcgacctggaacgctgaggtcaccaattcgaaaccctgagcttgcctggtcaaggcacatatgggagttgttactttctgctcctccccccttctctctctctctctaaaatgaataaagtcttaaaataaataaataaataaaactaatgaaTCTGGCTTCagggattttttttgggggggggcaagagaaacaaagacagggacaggaagggagagagattagaagtatcaactcacactTGTGGCAACTTAGGTGTTCACTGATgcctctcatatgtaccttgacagggttGGGGGCCTtcgccaagccagtgaccccttgctcaagccaggagcgtttgggttcaagctagttgaccatgcggtcatgtctatgaccctgtatccaagccagtgacctcagcgtcccaggctgatgctctatccactgcaccaccacctggtcaggctggatttttatttatttattttttttgtatttttctgaagttggaaacgggaaggcagtcagacagactcctgcatgcgcccgacagggatgcacccggcacgcccaccagggggcgatgctctgcccatctggggcatcactctgttgcaaccagagccattctagctcctgaggcagaggccacagagccatcctcagcgcccgggccaaccttgctccaatagaaccttggctgctggaggggaagagagagacagagaggaaggagaggaggaggggtggagaagcagatgggcgcttctcctgtgtgccctggctgggaatcgaacccaggactcctgcacgccaggccgacactctaccactgaaccaaccggccagggctcagcctggatttttaaaaagtatcctaTTTCTGGAAAAAACTGGAAGGATTTTTGTGGGGAGGGGACATGCCATCTGAACCATCCCAACCTCAATCAGTTCTCACTCCTACATGCCCCTGGGCCAGGAAGAGGTGGCCTTTCCCCACTTCTTAAGgtaaggaagagggagggggcgTGGCTCCTCTCTGGGCAGGAATAGGAATGGGTGCCTAGGCCTGCCCACTCACATCATCCTCCCAGAGTAagtgtggggctggggtggggcagtggGAGCAGTATGTGGCTGGAGATACCCCATTCCCCAGCACAGCTTTAAGTTCTTTAGCCGCATTGAACACATCCCCGGTCAGGCTTCTGTTAGTACCCTTGCATACTGGACTAGGCAGTGGCTTGCCAGGTAGTGGGAGGCAGGGCTGAGTTTGGGTCCTGCTCTTCCACATGCAGGTGCTGTCACACTGCCTGTATCCAGCGGGCAGAGCAGCACAGCCTGGTTGGCTTCTAGCACCTGTAGGCCCCAGCCCCGACTCCTTGTGTACCCTAAAGCCATTCAGGGTACCAAAGACCCTTACTGGCCTGCAAAGAATATACACCCCCATCTTGCTCAGAGCTGATGAAATTAGAAAGCAGGGCCCAGCAAATGTTTTCTGTAACGGTCAAAGAGTAAATATTTGGGGCACTGCAAATCACAGTCTTTGTCACAACTACTCAGCCCTGTGGTCATAGCTTGTAAGAGCCATAAACAAATGACTGTGCATTGCTGAATtccactaaaattttatttagggaCACGGAAACTAACTTCATATTATTTTCACATGTTATTGAATGGCAACCCCCAGATCATGGGCCAACTCGTACTAACAGTAACAACAATGATCATATACTAGAACAGCATACACTGTGCCAGGTATTGTTTCAAAGCACTTTTCCCGTATTAACTCATCAGTACACCCTTCTGAGTGGCGCAAGTACCACTCATAAGGGTTGTAGGTGGGACTGGTTCTATTTCCATttgacaaataaggaaactgaggtgggACTGGTTCTATTCCCGTTTAGTAAATAAAGAAACTGTGGCAATTAACTAACCTGCTCAAGCTCAACCTGCTAAAAAAGTACAAAACTGTGTTTCAACCCTGCAGTCTGGCCTTGGTGCCTAGTGGTGGGCTTGTCTTCCGCAGGGTGTCGCTCCTTCTCAGGAcaccatccacacacacacagctcgcCACACACCTGCCCCTCCCAGGCACTGGGCTATGCGCTGGACTGTCACAACACACCAGGTGGCTGCAGTCCCTGTCCAGCAGGGGCCAGGAGGCAGGGGGTATGAAGAATGAAGGGACCCTGCCGATCTGGAGGAGGACAGTGGCTCTAGCAGGTCATTGGCATTGGGGATCTTTTATGGAAAAATCACTTGCTTTTTAGACATTGAAAAATAGGTCAAAAGTTGAAATCCTGTGCAGTGCTCTCTAGTGGCTTCTATTTTCTCCCCTGCAGCCCTCCTCGTGGCTGGGCCTGGCATTCCCTTGGCTCCTTATTGCTGCTTCAGAGCATTCTCATGCCCTCCCTAAATCTAGTTTCTCAGGGAGTGCCCACGCCTCAGGCGTCCTCCGGCCCCTCACACCCCAGGTTCTGCAGGAGGCTACTGCAGCTCCCTGGCGCTCTCTGCTGCTCCTGTCTTCATTCACAGAACAGAAACCGTCCTTCCCACCTCCCAGCCTTGCCTTTCCTtgatctccttctccacccctcccttcacATTCCCAGGGGCAGAACCTAGACCTAGTCACCATCAGTAACtgtcctgtgccctggccagatagctcggttggttagagcattgtcccgctacacaaaggttgccagttcaatccctggtcagggcgcaaaCAGAAACAGTTTGATgtgtctctcccccacccccacccccgcccctctctctaaaatcaatgaataagtaaaaataaaaataaaaactctccaaAACACTGCACCACACTTTGCCCACAGGCTCACCACCACCTCTTACACAGGACCTGGTGATTCTCCTGATGCCCAAATCAGATCACTGGGCTCTACTTGAAAGCCCTCTCATGTTTGCACTCAAATGAAAAGCCAAAGCCCTTACACTGCCTTCAAGGCCCTGCCtacctgtccctccccctcctttaaTTGCTGCATCTCCAGCTCCACTCTCCTCACTCTGTCCCCTCAGGCCACActggcctcagggcctttgcattctGCCCATCCCTTTAGGAGGTGAGAGAGATAGATGTGATAATTATCAAAGCTGCCATGCTGCCTGGCTCAAGCCTCACCCCATCCAGTCTTTGCTCAAATGGTGTTTCTCACCAAGGCAGAGCCTGGCCACCTCAATTCAAATCACTCCCCTGGTCCCCAGTACTCCTGATCCAGAGAAAGCAAAGACTCTCACACTGCTGCCCAGTGTGTCCTCTTCTAGCTCATCATATATTACTTGTTTGTTTATGGCTTGTCTCCCCAACTGACCAGACTATAGGCACCACAGGGCAAGGACTTTTATCTCTTCTGTTCATTGATGTGTCCCTGGCAGCTGGGACAGCACAGAGCACAGATTAAGCAAGCACCTGATATAGAAGAGGAACAGTCAAGTGGGAATGGAGAGCTGTTGTGAGCAGGAATCCAGCAAGGGCAAAGATCTGGAAGTTAAAGAAAGTGTGTGGAATTCAGTGTGACAATATGTGAATGGGCCGAGGAGGCCTTAAAAATCCTTTCTCTTGAGAATGGCGAGAGGGCCATTTAGGCAGGGGACATGGTTTTTGTTTCCAGAAGATCTCTGTGGTTTTTTGAGGTGCTAAGGCCTGTGCCAGGTCCTGGGAGAGAGAGTCTGAGCAATGGCCGCTGCCCTCCAGTGCCCATCCTTCCAGCCcatgcttccccacccccacacagacCAGCTGCCTGGAGCGCTGTCTGCCTCTTGGGGTCATCTGCCCCTGGCAACAGGCAAGAATATCCCTGGTGAGGGTATGATCCACAAGGTGAGAAAGAACAGACCTGGTGGCTGGAAGCCTGGGGCAGGCACCTCAGAGGCTTAAGTCAAAGAAATGAGCAAAAaagtgtgaccttaggcaagtcacttcccCTTTCTGGTTCACTGCCTGACTCTTCAGCAACTTCTGTGGTGGTCCTACTCTAACAGCtacattctttgaatatttcctatGCACCAGCACTATATAATTGCTTCCTAAATATTCCGCTAATTATCCTAACAGCCCTACAATGGTGGTGATTAATTGCTCtgctttacagaagaggaaagctGAAGCACAGATAGGTTAGGGTCTTACTCAAAGCCATCCAGTGAGTGGATGAGGCTGGGGAGCTACTGGGCAAAGTGGACAggcaggtggtggtggggtgcCTACCTCCGCGGTGGCTGCTGCTGGTAGGCTGGCCCTGCTGGTGACCAGCTTCCCCCAGGAGGCCTGAGGTTGTACGCTGGTGCTCGCTAGGGCCTGGGCGCTGGTCCCCTGTGGGGCTGGGGCCCAGGCCCCTATCTGCAGGGCTGGAGTCTTCTTGCTCACTCTGCTCAAACTCTGGGATCTGGAACATGCTCTGGGCTGCAGAGGCAAGATGGTAGGTAGTTAGGGCACAGCTAGGGCAAGAGGTAACTGGCCGGGGTGGGGAGCAGGCGCCCCTGGCTCCCTCTCCCACCTTAGAACCCCAGGTCCTCCCTGTCTCCCAGGCCCCCGTCCAAGTCTGGCTGGGCAGGAAGCTCAGTCTATCCACCCAGAACCTAATTCCCCTTCCGGAGCCCTGGTGCGGTGGAGCCCCAGACCCCTACCCAGGCCCCGGCTCGCCCTGCCCATGATGATGGCACGCAAGTCTTACCCCAAGCCCGATCTCGAGGCCCCTGACCCGGGCCTGCGCCTCCCTCTAGCACTGAGGGAGCCCGGCTCTAGTTGCCTGGGCAACGAGAAATGTCACCGGCCAGGCCCAATCCGCTATCGAAATGTCACTAGGGCTGGCCAGGAGGTGGAGCCACTGTCGTCCCGGGCCCGTCCCCGCAGTAGGACCTGCTCCCCGCCCACCGTCTTCCTCCCGGGTTTCTTCCTGGTCTCCGGATTCTCTGCTCTTGACTTCCTCGTTCCTGGGGTGTGTGTGGTAGCGCAGGAGGGATTCTCTGGGATCTCCAGAGGATTTGGAACCTGGTGTCTGGCTTCTGTAGATAAGTCCTTCAGCCcctctgggccttagtttccacccctgtaaaatggggataatgataccTCCCTCAGGGACCAGTGAACTTGGTAAACCGAGTGTGATTATTGTGGGTGAAAGCACTTAGCAAAGCCATAATTGAAGTTCAGCCGTAGGATGCAATGTTGTGTGTTGTCACTAGTCAGTCTGGACTGGCTGATCgggtccctcctcccccccactgTGGAAACCTCGCGCCCCACTCATCAGGGGCACCACTCCCCGCGCCATCAGGGGTGCACTCGAGATAAGCGAAGGAGACTCCTCCCTGGCAGGATGACTGTCCCAGCTCAGGAGAAGGGATAGGGGCCCCTGTGACGGTGGACATAGGACTCGCGGGGACTCCGCGCGTGGCAAGCGGCGGGCCAGGTGAGCAGGAAATAAGGCGGGCTGGGCCGGGGGCGGGAGGGACTCCCGGGAGCTGTGGGGCCCGGCGGGTCCAGGCCCAGAGGGCGGGGTCCGCCGGCCATCTTGACTATGGGCGGAAGTTTTCTTCAGAGACCGGCGATGGGGAATCGTTGCCGCCCTCGGCCTGACGGCGCGATCGCGGTTTggggatggggaagagaagcGTGGAAACTGGCTGCCGCTCAAAACAAGCAAGGGCCAGTGGCCCCGGGCATGGCCCACCCGGGTGCCGGCCGAAGGCGGTGCCGCCCCAACCCCTCAGTGCCCCGCCGCCTCGTAGCGCCTGGCGCCCGCCAGCGGCGTAGCTCACACCCATTCTCGAACGACTGCGCGCCGGGCGCGGCGCGAGGTTGTGGAGTCCGGGTTAGACTCTGCGCAATTTGCGTAGCAAACAGCGCAGGCGCAGGAGGGGGCGGAGCCGCAGGAGCCGGGGAGCCGGAGCTCCGGAGCCCCAGGTCCCAGCGACCCGAGCGGGCTCCGCGAGAGGCGGACTGAGGGCCTGGCGTCGACCTCCTCCTGCCTCCCGCAGCTGGAGAGTGGACGCAGTGGGGGGTGGGTTGGGGCATCGCCCGGAATCCCGAGACCTGAAGGCAGAGGTCCCCCACCTCCGTCCCATCCGGACTATTGGAAGGAGAGCCCCCAGTTTTAGGAGGGGGAGAGCCGGGTGTTGAGAGCCCCGAGCAACGGCGGCTGCACAGAGCCGACGGGTATCGGCtggctctccccctcctgccGGGACTACTCGAGCGACCAAGGCCAAGAACCCCTTTCCTTCAGCCTCTGCACCTTCAAGCTCCTAGCCCTGGGACTAGCCTAGGAAGGCGACACTAcccatcccccaccctcccccctcagCCCTGGAAAGACTGTCCTTCCACGCTCCTGAGTGAAGGGCCCACACCCAGGTACTAGGCTGCTAGTGCCCCTTTTGCAAGGATTGCGGCAAGGGCGAGTGTCCCCCTGTTTCAGGGAAGGACCAGGCCAGCCATAACTCATTTTCTCCTGagctccccttctctgtctctgcaccctACAACTCCCACCCTccgtatttatttttatttccctggtCCCCTGCCAGCCCCTCCATCTCTGTCTCAGGGTTCAGACCTCCCTCCTTGACATGGAGAGTAACCTGTCTGGCCCAGTGCCTGCTGCAGGGCTGGTGCCTGCGCTACCACCAGCTGTGACCCTGGGGCTGACGGCGGCCTACACCACTCTGTATGCCCTGCTCTTCTTCTCCGTCTATGCCCAGCTCTGGCTGGTGCTGCTATATGGGCACAAGCGTCTCAGCTACCAGACGGTGTTCCTGGCCCTCTGCCTGCTCTGGGCTGCCTTGCGTACCACCCTCTTCTCCTTCTACTTCCGAGATACCCCCCGAGCCAACCGCCTGGGGCCCCTGCCCTTTTGGCTTCTCTACTGCTGCCCTGTCTGCCTGCAGTTCTTCACCCTGACGCTCATGAACCTCTACTTTGCCCAGGTAACTGTGGTAACCGGGTGGGGAAGGGCTGTGGGGTGGCAAGCCTCAAGGGCCCAAAGGAGTAATAGGCATCTCTGCTCCCAGGTGGTGTTCAAGGCCAAGACGAAGCGTCGGCCAGAGATGAGCCGAGGCTTGTAAGTACTCAGGACGCTGGTGGTCTCAGCCCACAGGCCAGGAGCAGCCTGGTGTCTATCCCTTCCCCCATGGCAGGGCGAAGGTGAGGATAACTCAGGGAATGTTTGTGAAAAAGCTGGAAAAGTGAAGCACCTGGCACAGGCGGTTCAGCAGAGGTGTCGCATGTGTGAAGGGAACAATGACAGAAGcagtcaggggagagagtggcagTGTCATCCACAGGAGAGGAAGAGCTGAAGCCTCCAGTCCTTGGAAGCTCCAAAGCTAAACCACTTCTGGATGaccttgggggggaggggagggtgataCTTCAGTCATTTGTACGTCTTACAGTTTATTAAGAGCTTTCACAAACATCTTAAGTTTTACCACTTATGTGCGAgcctgttattatccccatttaagagattaagaaactgaggcccagaaaggtaaAGCAACATGTTCAAGGTCATCGATGTGGCTGGAGGCAGAGCCAGGGCTTCAGCCCGGATTTCTGACACCCAAGCCAGTGCTCCTTCTACTGTATCACACACAGCTGTTAAACATCTGATcttcttgggcctcagtttccccatctgtaaaactgGAGGAGCGAGGTTCAAATTGGATGACCTGAAGTTTTGACTGACCCTGTGGTGTCCTGGGAGAGGTCGGGTGGTAGTCCGGGGCTGACTGTGCTGTGGGCTGCAGGCTGGCTGTCCGAGGGGCCTTCGTGGGGGCCTCGCTGCTGTTTCTGCTGGTGAATGTGCTGTGTGCTGTGCTGTCCCGCCGGCGCCGGGCACAGCCCTGGGCCCTCCTGCTGGTGCGTGTCCTGGTGAGCGACTCCCTGTTTGTTATCTGCGCACTCTCCCTTGCCGCCTGCCTCTGCCTTGTCGCCCGGCGGGCCCCCTCAACCAGCATCTACCTGGAGGCCAAGGTATGGTCACGACCCTGACGCCTGGTGTCCTTTGGGGTCTTTGGGCATTGGTCTTCAGGGTAGAGGGGAAACCGGAGCCTCCCCTCCCTGAGGATCCTCTGTTCTTCTCTGTGGCAGGGGACCAGTGtatgccaggcagctgtgatgggtGGTGCCATGGTCCTGCTCTATGCCAGTCGGGCCTGCTACAACCTGgcggccctggccttggctccccGGAGCCGGCTGGATGCCTTTGATTACGACTGGTACAATGTCTCTGACCAGGTGGGCATTTGGCATGTCTTCTGCCTCCTTAGTAGCCATGGCTCCTGGGCCCTGTCCAGGTGCCCCACTGGCACAATTCCAGATTGGCATGCTTTCCCACAGGCAGACCTGGTGAATGACCTGGGGAACAAAGGCTACCTAGTGTTTGGCCTCATCCTTTTTGTATGGGAGCTGCTGCCCACCACCTTGCTGGTGGGGTTCTTCCGAGTGCACCGGCCTCCACAGGACCTGGTAAGGGCCAGTGTAGAAGGGTGGCAAGGGGACACCCTGGGCTGGGGACTGGGATGGTTGTGGGATGCCAGTGGGGGACAGGAGAGGGCACCAATGGTGGTTTCCTTCCCCAGAGCACCAGCCACATCCTCAATGGGCAGGTCTTTGGCTCCCGTTCCTACTTCTTTGACCGGGCCGGGCACTGTGAGGATGAGAGCTGCTCCTGGGAGCATGGCCGGGCTGAGAGCACCAGGTAGGAGCCCCATCTCAGGACTCCTGAGCTCCTGGCTTGCTCTGTAGAGCCATAGGGACTGAGAGCCGGGACTTGtcgtccagccccagcccctgcctggtCCTTTATTTCCGTCTGTACTGGGTGGGGCCCTctggtttctctctcttgccctgaGAATGCAGTTTCCCACAGTCTGCAGTGCTTAAGCCGAGTCCCGGATATCTGGGTCACTGGGCTCTgttctaagcctctctccttcccccgaCTTTTGTGAATATGGCCCTGAT of Saccopteryx bilineata isolate mSacBil1 chromosome 1, mSacBil1_pri_phased_curated, whole genome shotgun sequence contains these proteins:
- the GPR137 gene encoding integral membrane protein GPR137, with amino-acid sequence MESNLSGPVPAAGLVPALPPAVTLGLTAAYTTLYALLFFSVYAQLWLVLLYGHKRLSYQTVFLALCLLWAALRTTLFSFYFRDTPRANRLGPLPFWLLYCCPVCLQFFTLTLMNLYFAQVVFKAKTKRRPEMSRGLLAVRGAFVGASLLFLLVNVLCAVLSRRRRAQPWALLLVRVLVSDSLFVICALSLAACLCLVARRAPSTSIYLEAKGTSVCQAAVMGGAMVLLYASRACYNLAALALAPRSRLDAFDYDWYNVSDQADLVNDLGNKGYLVFGLILFVWELLPTTLLVGFFRVHRPPQDLSTSHILNGQVFGSRSYFFDRAGHCEDESCSWEHGRAESTSMSGSLGSGSWYGAIGREPSWYGGSQTRTTPLLFSQVLGPGSHHHSLYSTPQT